The Ictalurus furcatus strain D&B chromosome 12, Billie_1.0, whole genome shotgun sequence nucleotide sequence GAGAAGGATTAGGACAGTGTTCGTTAATGTGCTAAACAGGGTTCTACCAcagcgttgttgttgttgttgttgaattctcaattctgattggttagaaggtgttgattaagtttCAATAAGAGCAGCTCTtcgagagagtgagaaaaagagtggctgatgagggaatgactgtgcttgggggttcgaatctcaCCTCCGCCCTCTGTGTttggggtttgcatgttctccccacgctttggggtttcctcccggtACTCCggattcctcccccagtccaaagacttgcactGTAGgctgctgattggcatttccaaattgtacatagtgtgtgaatgagtgtgtgatcgtgccctgtgatgggttggttgAATCATGAGGGTAAATTCAGTGTGTTACGTGTACATGTTTCCCAATTCCTCCTCTTTAGTGCTACCGCACTGCATACTTTAATGTTCCAACATTAAAATATTAGCTTTAACTCATATAGAGTTTGTTACTCTCAGGTGTGTTAAAGCAGAAAGCACCCCAAAATGTGTGTGGGAGACTCGATGAGTTCTTGATTCTATATTCTGCAAGGTATTGATAGTTTGTCCTTTCTTTTGCCTGTCCAGCTTTCAAGACTGCGGAGACATCTCCTGGAAGCAGTTTGAAATGCACGATTTGTGACTACACGGCTGACACGCTGATGGTCCTGCAGCCCCACATCCTCACTCACCTGTCTCAAACAGGATTCCGGTGCAGTCAGTGCCACTTCACCTTCCAAACGCCTCGGGAGCTATCAAAACACCAAGAGCTGCACAGACACGGTGGTCTGGATAGCAAGTCGACTACTAAAGAGAACCAATCTGATCACTCGGAGTCCCTCGGTGTTACAAGTCCGACGGATAATAAACGCGTCGTAGACAGTCCGGTTCATCAGAGCGCAGAGCAAGAGAACAGCGAACAAGCGCAAGGCGCTAGCAAGGCCGAAGCTGGGTCTGGAATCAAAGCTGGTTTATCACACAGTAGAGTAAAATCAGAGCCCTCCAGCCCTCGTTTGGCTTCTTCTCCAATCCAGAATCATATGACCCCAGCATTTCCTGTGCCACCCTTCCTGCCTCATGTGCCATTCTCGCAGGATATACCCGCAGTCCCACAGGCTTCTGAAATACTGGCTAAAATGTCCGAGCTGGTCCATCGCAGGCTACGTCACGGAGGCACCAATTTCCCCCCAGTGATGTACGGCACACTGGTTCCAAAAGGAGCAACGTGCTTCGAGTGCAACATCACATTCAGCAACCTTGATAACTATTTAGTGCACAAGAAGCATTACTGTAACGGTCGCTGGCAGCACATGAGCAAATCTCATGATTACAGCATTTTGGACAAAGCCGCAGTGAGCCCTAAAACTGGGGGTGGTTTAGCTAGCATGCTGAATGCTGGCCATCCGTTTGAGGTTAAAGGTCATAATGCCACTCAGTTCAGTACTTCTCGAGCCGAGCCTTTCAGTACAGGAGGGAAAGCACCGGAGGAATTTCCAGTTTGCGGCAAAAAAGCGTCGACCCCGTGTGACGCTGCGGAGGAAAGACCGAACAGCATCCTGTTAGACTCGAAGAGTCCGAAAATGTCAGAGAGTGAGCTGGACAACAATCAGACGACGTGTGAGGCGTGCAAGATCACGTTCGGCCGACATGAGAACTACATGGTGCACAAGCAGTACTATTGCGCCACCCGTCACGATCCGCCCGCGAAACGAGCAGCGAACAACAAACACGTTCAGAAGTCGTTTCGGACCCGAAAGAGAAGAAAGATGCCAAGTCCGGATCCAGCGGTGTCTCAGTCCTATCCTATCAATAGTTCCTATATGTCCCAGGATATCACAGTAGAGAGTTTCAAGGATGTGCTTCATCAGCGGTACAGCATGATCCAGGGTTTGGTTCCGAAGCATCCTGAACCTTCTTTGACAGTTACAAAATCAGCTCTCGTATCAAAGTGTAATGCGATAGCCGAAGAGGAAGGTGACGCACCGATAGATCTGAGTAAAAAATGCACATTGCAGTTTGGTAAAGTTTCAGGACTCATGGACTATCACGAATGCGCGATGTGTAAAATTAGCTTCAACAAAGTTGAAGACTACTTGAGCCACAAGCAGAACTTCTGCCCAGGTGCAGTCTTGGAGAACAATGCTCCAAGCATAAAGGAAGAAGGTTCTAGAAACGGAAATGCCCCTGATAGTTTCAATACTTCTGCATCTGCTGAAAAGCAACCGTCCGTAAACGATGAACACAGCATGATGGATTCCGATAACTATCCGGGTGGTGTTAAGAAAATCAGACCAGATGAGCAGATCTGGCCGTACTATGAGATTAAACCCGCTGACTACGCCACAGGGATTTTCGTTCCACAGAGTGAGAGGAGGCAAAGCCCAAACGAGGGCACCGAAGGCGAAAAAGAGCAACCGATGCCGGACGGTAGCCATGTTGGCTCGGAGAATATGGGGAACCCAAAATTAAAGTCTTTCGACTCCGGTATCCAGGGTGACGACAAGCAAGGAAACGATTCTTGTAGCACTTCAACCCCAAACGTCCACTACGCGGCTTGTACCCCAGATCAAGAGGGTGCCATAAAACCCAAAGAGAGCGTCTCTCCTTCGCCAGCCTCCAACGTGGAGGAGATCTCGAGCTTGAAAAGGAGTACGAACGGATCGATCTCGGCAGCGGTTAACGGCAAATACTGCCGTCCCTGCGACATCCAGTTCAACAACCTGTCGAACTTTATAACACACAAAAAGTTTTACTGCTCGGCACACACTACTGAGCACGTGAAATGAGACCTGGATACTGTGTCTCAGCCGTTTATATGAGAGCAAGAGGACAATCAAATCAGGAGATTTTATCTTCCAGTGGTTTAATAGTGAATATATTTGTCGTGTGTGGTATTTTTGGCGGTTTGtgacgtatttatttatgtatttatttatttaaaatgaagagaaataaaaaaacaaccaacaacaacatCGTAAGCACTGAACTAAACCCGGCTTTACACCGTACAGTATTTTGGCTGATTTTGCTGTCGTGCGTTTCCATTGGTTGTAAGTCTTCGAACACGTAACATGACACGGTCTTTGTCATTGAGACCAATTCTTTAcctttccagcatcttctgcatatttgagtcctttccaacagcggttATATGATGTCGGGACCTGTCTTTTCACAGAAAAGTcaaggacaactgagggactcgactgagggactcgacacgactattacaaaaggctcaaacgttcactgatgctcgagaaggcGACACGATACGTTAacagccaggggggtgtaaacttttgaacaggatgatcggtgtgaattgttattttgtttaaagatctttttcatttagtaccgcccttcagactCTAAATAATagagttacatgtctcccagatgacaaaataataacactgatcatcctgttcaaaagtttacacccccctggctcttaatgtattcaTGTGACCTTATTGTTCATTTACTGCACGGGTCCGGATCACGCTGAACGATGACGTAGGCAGAACGTAGTAATGTTCTTGAATCACAGCTCTGCCATTATaggatcttcatcgtataatCGTACATGGCGAACACAGCCTGTTATAGAATTCTCGTGTGGTGCGACAAGTAATGTTCTTAAACGAGACGGCCGATTACGTGCAGTGTAAAACCGGCTTTCTACGGATTCTTAAACAGTCATGTTGACAACAGCGCAAAACTCGCAGCAAGGCTACTGATTTAGCCTTAGCCTgatttactttgtgaatttgatCCAAAAGGCAGAAAATTAAGCGTTACGGACATTTTCGCAACAAATGCAGGCATAATTATTAACCTTCAATAGATTCTAGTTTGTCTTTGAtgtttttacagttatttacacTTCAGTATGTTCATTTCCTTAGGGTTATGTTTTGCATACGCGGGGAAAGAAAGTACTTGTACGTGTGTTTGCTAGTTCTTTGTTCTCTCTTTTTGACACTTGGATCCTAATGCAATACTTTTTAGAAAACAGATTGTTAGCAGTATTATAAGACAAGGACTGttttttcgttgttgttgttgttgttactcaGACCCCCCAGGAATCGTCTGTTGAAGCGTTTCCACGTCTTGCTGAAGATGACGGAAATAGGATTTACACTTGAAACATTGGACTGaatttcatcttttcatcttgactataggaaaataatgtcgtcaaaaaaaaaaacaacaaaaaaaagtgttactaTGCATGTACCTGTAACGGAATGTAATTCCACATGTTTGATCTTCTGATTTTGTGGCATCTCAATTAAATTTCTAATCTCAGGACTGGGAATATgcataaagctgtttttttattattattattattattttatttttatgtctgtATGAGATTAAGTTATGTTTGTATTAAGACACTAGCTCCCCCTGGTGGTTCTCTTAAATATacacggtttttttttttcatgctatgAAGACACAATTTCTCTTCAAGTACTtcacagtattaagatttagaaTACTGATATTATATTAGCATACTCATGATCTACCAAACGGtctatgtaaacttttgatcaGAAGAAATTCAACACTCAAAATAACTCGTTTTTATCTTCGTGTTTTTACATCTTTTACATTTTGCCACAAACATTCGTGTAGCAAACATCCAGTGCTGCATCTCTCCTTATCCACATCCAACCTTCCTTCTTTTACTCGATCCATAGTCTGGAGAATTTTCTGTCCTTAGACTAAAGGGCTAGCAAAGTATGAATGTTTAAGAAGTGTTTGATCTTCAGAATGCACATACATCAACGTAACTAGCTACGAGGACACCGAGGTCAGGCAGTGGTAGTTTCGGAAGGAAATGGACAACTATCTCCAGCTGCCAAATTGAATACGCAAACAGTGAGtctctgtaataataatgtggTGGCAGGAGGTAGCCTACCGTGCAGAACAAAAATCAGCAGTGATATTCAGTTCTCTGGCCTCAGAGCAGCTGAGGAGGACACTTTAATAGAATGAATTGCCCATTGCTGTATGTTCAACTCTCTTCCTGGTCAActggaatgtgtgtatgtacagggTTTTACACTAAACACCAGGCGGTGTTTGTGGGGGGAATAGCTGCCACTTgtcaattttaattaaaacactgtcttcttcttcttcttattattattattattattatttattacgtaacattttttttccgtTCATTTTGCAAGTTTGTTCAACTAAATTCATCgatttcatgtaaatattacGTATAAAATAACGAACATCTCAGTTCTATAACTCACAATAACTAGCTAAAGTAGCGCTCACTAAAACTGGTTATGACCCTGTAGACTTTCCAGTGCTTAGTACAGCGCTGTTTATAACACTAAACTAATACAGACTGGATTAGTCCAGTGACAATCATGAACTTTTGGAAGATCATGGTCATATACATAATTACGATTAACGATTAGCTGTGTACAACACTTCATACAAGTTCATTAAATTTCCTTTTGCCTTTTAGACTGTTGGGTTTAATGAACCTCTCACCTTTTTGGGTTacattaaaactttttttttattattatttgattgaCAGATCTGAACGTATGTACTTTCCCCTTGAGAATCCCGAATGCTTCACCTTCAGCCTTAGGGAAAATCTGAATTTttgatatttgatttttttgtttgttttttagatttGTATTTAGGGTCCTGAttgtttatttagtcatttagaGTTAATCTTCCCTCTAGCAAAGTTTAgaacaaaaaaatacactggcaaaaatgtacatttattaattgcagcacaggaaaaaaaaataaaaaatgaacgtGACATATAATTCTGACATGTAATTCAAACGTATGAAATTCATGTTCAAATACATTTGTCAGCGTCCGAGCTCCATATGGGACTGGATCCAAATCCAGCACAAACCTGACCAGGagaaagtgcttactgaagacgTCTGAATGATGAATTTTATAGATCGTGTCATCTATTTTCTGATGACGGCACTGTCCGAGCTTTACAAATACAGGAAGTCGTTTCTTCTATCGTTTTACTCTGCAGACTTGCATCCTTCTAATGTCTAAAATTAGCTTTGTTCCTTTCTGGTGGTTTTGGTTTAGCGGGTTTGCCTTGGAAGCGTCCTCAACGCACACAAAGACCATAAAATAAAGGCCGATCTTacaggaacagctttacctctgactct carries:
- the zfpm2b gene encoding zinc finger protein ZFPM2b — protein: MSASTLLNCHGGMERLLANNKHTTDTNSTTTTTITTDTISTTDTNSTTTTTITTDTISTTDTTITTDAPITTDTITTTATTITTDTISTTDTNSTTTTTITTDTISTTDTTITTDATITTDTISTTTTTITTDTISTTDTIITTDTISTTTTTITTDTISTTDTITTDTISTTDTTITTDTISTTTTTITTDTISTTDTIITIDTISTTDTISTTTTTITTDTISTTDTITTDTISTTDTTITTDTISTTTTTITTDTISTTDTITTTTTTITTDTISTTDTNSTTTITTDTISTTDTTITTDATITTDTITRSRRQATEAEASTSCAKEPRCVIDALQDTFCYKSTNSGLQALKALAPPRSQNLAKFQRVFENGQTELEDRECEEKEIMKDIQTTVDQETQYPLDPENFHIKNEDDSSAGDVGGSQDAQKEDSEEHNGKNLNSPTASEEWDGPRSSVMPVIVKYLFPPLFQVPLVLTGGPQWLMNVTGVSAEDSSSNCVVYSKGGHVWCSTTRSIIEGEELTVCVVDVTSRLSSIQLLPQQASMASVLPNAIINKDIFPCKTCGIWFRSERNLQAHLMYYCSGRPRETELASEKQTNTSHQMSRTCTYPQCNMSFLGPQALKMHLSTHSAFKTAETSPGSSLKCTICDYTADTLMVLQPHILTHLSQTGFRCSQCHFTFQTPRELSKHQELHRHGGLDSKSTTKENQSDHSESLGVTSPTDNKRVVDSPVHQSAEQENSEQAQGASKAEAGSGIKAGLSHSRVKSEPSSPRLASSPIQNHMTPAFPVPPFLPHVPFSQDIPAVPQASEILAKMSELVHRRLRHGGTNFPPVMYGTLVPKGATCFECNITFSNLDNYLVHKKHYCNGRWQHMSKSHDYSILDKAAVSPKTGGGLASMLNAGHPFEVKGHNATQFSTSRAEPFSTGGKAPEEFPVCGKKASTPCDAAEERPNSILLDSKSPKMSESELDNNQTTCEACKITFGRHENYMVHKQYYCATRHDPPAKRAANNKHVQKSFRTRKRRKMPSPDPAVSQSYPINSSYMSQDITVESFKDVLHQRYSMIQGLVPKHPEPSLTVTKSALVSKCNAIAEEEGDAPIDLSKKCTLQFGKVSGLMDYHECAMCKISFNKVEDYLSHKQNFCPGAVLENNAPSIKEEGSRNGNAPDSFNTSASAEKQPSVNDEHSMMDSDNYPGGVKKIRPDEQIWPYYEIKPADYATGIFVPQSERRQSPNEGTEGEKEQPMPDGSHVGSENMGNPKLKSFDSGIQGDDKQGNDSCSTSTPNVHYAACTPDQEGAIKPKESVSPSPASNVEEISSLKRSTNGSISAAVNGKYCRPCDIQFNNLSNFITHKKFYCSAHTTEHVK